From the Myxococcales bacterium genome, the window TCCTTGAGGTCACTGAGCAAGATCGCACGCTCACCAACCACCGCGACGACCTTCTCGATGACGGTCGCTTTGGCGGGCGTCGACGTGGTGCCCGCGCCGAGCACCAACGCAAGGGCGAGCACTCCGGGAGGGAGGCGGCGGAAGGGTCCCTGGGCACGCATCAGGCCGGTTCGTTTAGCACAGCCGGGCAGCGCGGGGAAAACCCCGGCTTCGTGACATCGAGTCCCCGGGATGGAAAGGCGCCGATCGTGTCTGCGGCATCCCGAGTCGACGGCAGGTCTGCTGGCCGGTTGCCCGGCACACGCCTGCGGTGGCTTCAACGCCTCATGTGGGTACGGTCCGCAATCGTGACGTAGAAGTCGCGCGGCCAATGCCTCACGAAGGTGACCCGCACGACGGGGCTGCCGTCGTTCGGGTCGACGCTGTCGCTCAAGGTGCCGACGACCCGGACCAACGAGCCCGCACCGATGCTGAGCTTCCCGATGTCGTCGTCACCCGACAGCTTGGCCAACGCGTGCACTACCGCGTGTTCGCGGTCGCCGACGGTGACGCGGCAGGTGTCCTCGTCGCCGGTGTCACACAGGTTCCGAGGCTCGAGTGTGCGCACGCTCAAGCTCAGGTCGGCCTGGCCAGCCGCGCCGGGATGGCGCGCCTTCACCACGCCAAACAGCGAGACCGCCTTGCCCTTCCACTCTTCTGGCGCTCGCTGCGCCATGACCGGGTCGTACTCCTTGGCGCTCTTCGTCGCCGACTCTTCCGCATCGAGCGGTGAGTAGGTGCGGCTGTAGCCGTACATTCCAGGCGAATGACAGCCCGAGAGCCCCAGGGCGAGAACGAGCACACAGCGCTTCAGCATGGCGCCCTCGGACTATCACGCCGTGCGCGCGGGAGCTACCCGTCCGACACGGGTTCGACGCGCGGCCGCGGGTCTGTTTTCCGTCGGCCCCGTTTGGGTTTCAGGCGGCCCGCGGCGCGCAGGCCGAGCTCAAGCGCCAGCAGCAAGAGGAGCAAGAGTGCGACCTCGGACGAGATATCGACGTCGTTCTCGACGCCACCGGTCAGCACGCGATCTTTCTGCGCGTCGGGCGCTCGCGGCAGCGTGGTGATCTCATTCGGGTCCAGCCTGACGATCCGGCGTTCATCGGTGCCGTCCAGACGGATGCGGTATCGGCCGACTTGCTCCGGCACGAACGCACGCTGTGGTTGTGTGGGCTCACCCGCGCTCTCGGATTTGAGGGGCCCATCCGGTCCCGACACCTCGACCTCGGCGGCGGCGGGGAATGCCCACGGCGTGCCGGCGATGCTTCGCTTCGGGCCGGCGCGTCGTTGGGCTTGTTCGACCAGGTGCTCGAGCAACGCGAGGAACCCCGGACGCAGCGCGAGGTCGCTCTGCTCCGGCGACGTGGGAAGAGTCACCGTCCAGACGAGCCCGCGGCCCAGGGTCTGTTCCGCCAAGAACGCTTGACCGTCGTCCCAGCGCGCGATGATTTTCGCGCCATTCGGCAGCGCGCTGTCGAGCCGAGCGCGCCCGCGAGGTGACAGCTCGGCGAGGCTCTTCGCGGGCGCTCCGAGCCAAGCAAGGCTGGCGGGATCGACGCCCTTGGCTTTGGTCGTGTCCCAAGACAGCGCACCCCGCAGAAAGGGCTCCAGCGTGGTGCCGAGCTGCACACTCTCGACGCGAGGACCGAGCCACGCGCCCGCGACGCCACCCCGCTCGAGCCATGCGACCAACGCCGCTCGCGCCTCCGGGCCGAGGCCCGCCGGGTCGTCGAGCACGAGAGCCGCGATGCCGGCGAGCTCCTTGTCGTCGTCCGGCATCATCGACATCGGACGCACACTCACGTCCAGCGCCAGGGCTTCGAGAGCTTGCTCGACCACCGTTGCACCGCCGGTCGTGGCGCTCGCGGTCGCCGGGTCGGAGATCACAACCAGGCCGAGGCTCGCGGTTTCCGGGGCGACGGGAGCAAGGTCGTCCTTCCCGATGGCGTCGTGCCCCGACAACCGCGCGTCCAGCCCGACGCTCGCGATCGAAGGCTCCAGCGACAGGGTCTGTTCGCCGGGTCTTGCATCGAGCTTTGCGCTGGCCACGACCTCGCCGGTCTTGGCGCGTTGGTCGTTGGAGCCGGCGTCGACATCTCGGCGTTGAGCGTCGGACGAGCCCACCACGAGCTCGACGGAGCGGCCGCGGGCCGCCTGTGCGGACGAGCACGCGAGTGACACCGTGACGCGGCGCCCACGGCTCTCGGCGGAGACGACACCACAGTCGTCGATGGGTTTTCTGAGCTCGTCGAGCGGCGCCCAGATCGGCGGTTCACCCTCGGGCAGCTCCGCCCCCGCAAAATCGCTGAAGAGCACGACCTTGCGATCCACGTGTGGCAGTTGTTTCACCGACGAGCGAGCCAGCTGAACGGCGGCTTCGAGGTCCGTCGAGCGATCGGTGACGGCCAGGTCCGAGAGCGCACGCCGAGCCGCCCCGAGGTCGGTGGTGGCAGACAGCGCGAGGCGCGCCGGAGCGCCCGCGAGCACGATGGCCACGGCGTCGCCCTCGCGCGCGGCATCCAGCAGATCGCCGGCGCCGCGGATCGCCCGCTCGAAGCGCGTCTTCCCTGACGGGGTGGTGGCGCGCATGCTGAGCGAGTCGTCGATGATCAAGGCGAGCGCGACGGAGCCGCCGGTCTGGCGCGCGATCGACAGTCGCGAACAACGAACCAAGGGTGTTGCTCCGAGCAACGCGAGCGCGAGCACCATCAACGCGCGGACACCGAGCAGCGCGCGGTCTTCCAGGCGACTGCGCTGTCGGGCCACAGGTTCTGCCACCGGGACCAGGTGAGCTGGAGGAAACTCGCGCTCTTCGGCCCGCGACCGCCGCAGCAGGTGCGCCACGAAGGGCACGACCACGAACACGCCGACTGCGAGCGCGAGCCCGACGACGAAGTTCATCGTTCGCCCCCTTTGGCGCTGAGCACGATCTCCCGCACGGTGGTCACCGGGTCATCGCTGGTCGTTGCGCGCACCAGTCGTCCGCCGGTCGCGGTCAGGCGTTCGTCCCATTCATGCGCCAGGTTATCGAGCCGCTCCAGATAGGTCTCGCGCACCAGGTTGGCGTCGGTCTCGACTAGCACGTCGCCTTCGGTTGCCCTGAGCGAGACCGGTCCGTCGAAGCTGAAGCTCGCTTCGAGCGGGTCGAGCACTCGCACGACGATCAGCGTGCGCCCGAGGGACGAGAGCGCTGCGAACCGTTCGAGGGTGCCGGCCGGGAGATCCAGCAGATCGGTCAGGAGCACGACGACGGCGCCGCGGCGGGCGTAGCGCGCGACCCGCGCGAACGCCCGCTCGACCGCTGCGGGATCGAGATACAGGTCTCCACCCGGGTCCGCGCTCTCGAGCGCAGCAACGACGCGTTCGAAGGCCTCGCGGCCGCCGAGCGCAGGCAGCGGCTGGCAGTCCTTGCCGCCAATCCAGTCGAGGGCCACGGGATCGCCGCCGGAGGTGGCGATGCGTGCGAGCGCCGCCGCCACCACCGCGGCGTAAGCGAGCTTGGCTCCCGGTGCACCGCGGCTCCGGAACCCCATCGAGGTGGTTGCATCGACGACCAGACGCAGAGCGCGATCCGTCTCGGTCTCGAACTGTCGCACCAGCAGCCGGCCGTGCCGCATCAGGGCGTGGCGGTCGATGAAGCGCAGATCATCTCCGGGTACGTAAGCGCGGTGCCCACCGAACTCGACGCCCGCCCCGCGCCGCGGGCTGCGATGTCCGCCTGCGTACACGCCGTCGGCGGCGTGCCGTGCCGACAGCTTGAGCGGCGCAAGCTCGCCCCAGTCGAGCCGGCGCTCGATCGCGCGCTGAGAATCACGGTCGGAAGCGTTCACCGGTCGCCGTCACTTTGGAGCCATTGATGCCGCCCCACACGACGAACTCACCCGCCGCGAAGGCGCCGACGGCAAACAGATGGTCCTCTCCCGAGGGCCACGCACCGACTGGCGTCCAAGCGTTGGTCCCCGATCGGTAGATGCCTCCGTCATTGAGCACTGTGTCCGAGGTCGAGAGGCCGCCGAGCACGAGGGTGACTCCGTTGGACACGCGCGCGCTGAAGCCGGCCTCGCGCTGGGGTGAAAGACGAGCGCCCGGCGGTGAAGTCGTCGACAGGTTGCTCCAGCTCGAGCCGTCCAAGCGTTTGCCGTCGTCATAGGTGGTTGGGGAGCCACCGGTGGATTTGCGGCCACCCCACGCGATCAGGTAGTTGCCGTCCCAGTCGCCGAACGCGCCCAGGCGTTGACTTGGCCCATTGGCGAGCTGTGTCCAGGCGTCGGTGCTGGGTTGATAGCGGAAGGTCTGGTTGGTGTTGCTCGGGCCGAGGTCGCCGCCGTAAATCAAGAAGTCGGTGCCGTTCCAGCCGACTGTGGCGCTCACGCGCGGCGCGGGAGCCCCGCTCGTGGCGGCTTGTTTCCAGCTGTTTTGCTGCGGGTCGTAGCGGTACGTTCCGGCGACCGCAGAGCCATTCGCATCGAAGCCGCCCCACACCAGCACTTCGGAACCGGTCCACACCAAGATGGGTGCGCGTCGGCCGCTCGGGGCTCCCGTCTTGGCGACGGCCAGCCAAGACTTCAGCGCCGGATCGTAGAGCGCGCCGTCGGAGAGATCCGTCGAGCCGTTGCCGCCGCCCCAGACAAAGACCCGATTGCCGGTCCACACCGCCGAGGCAAGGATGCGGGGCGAGGGTGTGTTCAGGTCTTGCACGATGGGGGCGAACGAGTCTGTGGTCACATCGTAGATCACACCGTCGTCGAGCACGTCTGGCACCGCGTCGACCCCGCCCCAGATGAACACCCGCCCGGGGCTGGAGAGCGCGGCGTAAGCGGCATGACTGCGCGCGCTCGGCGCGCCGGCGGAGGTCACCGGAGCCCACGGCGGCGTGCAGACTCCTGCCGCACAAGACCGACCGACCCCGCACACTCCCCCGCAACCGCCGCAGTTCTTGGGGTCGGTGTTCGGGTTGATGCAGTAGCCGCCGCACAGAAGCTCCGAGCCGGTGCACGTCGGCGTTACGCATTGGTTGCCGCTGCAGACCTTGCCCCCAGTGCAGTCTGTGTCGACGCAACACTGGAAACAGCCAGCCGCACAGCACTGATTGCCGGTCGTACAACCGGCGGAGCCGCACTTGCCGTTGCCATCGCAGCTCTCGGTGGTGCACGGATCGGAGTCGGCGCAGTTCGCCGCGCTGCAGCACTCACGGCACGAGCTGCCGCAGTCGTTCGGGGTCGACGCCGCACATTGACACAGCGAGCCCGAGCAGACCGAACCCGGTTTGCAGACCGTGGTGCACGAACCGCAATGGGTCGGGTTCGCGGTCAGGTCGATCTCACAGCCGTCTCCGGCCTGGGAGTTGCAATTGGCGAAACCGTTCAGACAATCGGGCTGGCCGGCCGTGCACTTCTGGTTGGGTCCCACCGGCTGGCTGCAACCCCCGCAGTGCTGGGGATCTTTGCTGGTGTCGACGCACGAGTTTCCGCAGAGGGTCTCGCTGCTCGCGCAGTTGGCGACACAGCTCGTTCCGTCGCAGGCGGCTGTCGGCGCCGAGCACTGGGTCGCGCACGAGGCGCAGTGCTGAGGATCGGTGAGCGAGGTCTCGCATCCGACCGTTGCGTCGCAGTCTTGAAAGCCAGCGAGGCAGCCGCAATTGCCCGTGCTGCAGGTTCCGTTCGCTCCGCACGACTTGGCGCAAACGCCGCAGTTCTTGGCGTCGCTGCCGAAGTTCGCCTCACAACCATCGTTCTTGTCGGCGTTGCAGTCGCCGAAGCCCGTGGCGCACTCGCATTTGCCGGAGACACAAGTCTGGTTTGCACCGCAGGTCACGCCGCAAGCGCCGCAGTTGTTCTTTGCCGATGCGAGCTGGGTTTCGCAGCCGTTGCCCGCCTGCCCGTCACAGTTGGCGGTGCCGCTCGGGCAGGAGCATTTCCCGAGCGCGCAGGTCTGATCGAAGGTGCACATTGCGCCGCAGCTGCCGCAGTTGGCCGGATCGACCGCCGAGTCGATCTCGCAGCCGGTGACGGCGTTTTTGTCGCAGTCGAGGTGACCGAGCACGCAGGTGTTCGTGCATTGCCCGCTGGCGCAGGTCGTCCCCGGGCAGCCGACGCCGCACACACCGCAGTTGGAAGGACTGCTCGAGAGGTCGACGCAGACGTCGTCACAACACGCCTCGCCCGTTGCGCACGTGGCGCACGGCCCCGCGTCGGCGCCGGCCGTGCCTCCGCTCGCCCCGCTGCCGGCGATGCCGCCGGTCCCGCCGCCCGTCGTTCCGCCAGCGGCGTCGGCGTCGCCGCCTTTGCCCCCCAAGCTCGCATCACCGCTCTGCCCGCCGCTGCCCGCGGGTACGGTCGAAAAGTCGTCGCTCTGGAGCTGCGGACAGCCGGCGGCGGCGAGGCCGGCGAGGCACACGGCCAAGACCCGTCGCGGCCAGCCATACCGCTGCGGCATCAGAACGTCCCTCGAACGCCGCTCGCGCCCGGTCCAACGAACGCACCGACCTGCGCGCTCTCGGTGTGTTTCGGAGTGGTGAGCCACAACGTCACGCCTGCGCCCACACCAACCAAACCAACGACGTAGCCGATGGTCGAGACCGTGCGCAGGCTACGGAAGGTGGCGGCATCGTCGGCGCCACTCGAGCCTGCGACGCAGCGGTTGTTCGGGCAGTTGTCCTCGGCGCTCTGATGTCTTGCGTTCGCCATCAGCCCGGTGGTGATCCCGACGCCGAGCCCCGCGGCGCCGACGCCGAACGAGACCCAGGTCCACAGTGAGCGGGGCGACGACGCCGTCGAGGCGTTTGCGGCTGGCTTCGCCTCCGCACCTTCGGATACCGCCGCGGCGCTCGGTGCGTCGGGCAAGGTCAGCTCGACGCTTCGACTCTCTTTTTCTTCGAGCTTCAGCGTCGCGCGTGCTTCGCGGCCATCCGTGGTCTTGGCGATCAGCTCGTGTGAACCGGGATCGATGGGCGCGGACACACCAATGAGCGCAGCGGCCAAGGGTTTGCCGTCGACGGTGACACTCAGCTCCTTCGAAGTTCGGCCGCTGCCTTTGACCGAGATCTTCGCTCGCGGCACCCGTGGGCGCAGCTCGGCGAGCTCAGTCTGCGCCGCTTGCACCGCCTCACGAAAGGCGGAAGACGAGCTCGCGTCGAGCTTGGTGCGAGTCGTGCGCACGTAGGCTTCGAGCGCTTCCACCCAGCGCCCACCCTTCGAAAGGGCGCGCGCGCGACGGAGCGAGAGGGTGGGTGCGGGAACCAGGGCGTAGGCACGCTGGTACAGGTCTTGGGCCTTGGCGTAGTCCGCCTGATCCATGGCCTTGGCCGCCTGCTCGGCCAGCTCGCGGGCGGCGTTCTTGGTTGCGTCGTCGGCTTCTGCGGAGGCGACGGAGGTCGCGGTCAGTGTGAATACTGCGATGGCAGCCACCCGTGCGCCTCGCACGAGGGCGTGCATTCGCCGACGCTGACCGTCAAAACCCGAGATCCTCCGCATATCCCCCCTTGGGTTTAGCTGGTGTCGGGGCCGGCGTGGGGGAAGATTTGGCGCTGGGCCCGGGATCTGGCGCAGGCGGCGGCGTGATCGGCCTCGGCTTTCCCCTCACCGGCGCGGTCGCCGCCTTGGGTTCGTCCGCTCGAGTTGCCGCCGGCTCCGGGGCGATGGGCAGCGAGCTCGCGGAGCTTGGGCTAGTGGTCGTTGGTGTGGGCGAGGAAGCCGGAGTCGGTGGCGCGGGCAGCGTCGCGGCGCTCGGCGCTGGTGCAGTTGACGCCGTGAGAGCGCGAACCACCACGAACCCTACTGCGATCAGCAAGCTGCCGCCGATCAGCGCGAGGGCCCACTTGCGTCGGCTCGGATCGCTGCCGTGCGACGCGAGCTGCGCATCACCAACCGGCACCGGGGGCGCCACGACCGGCGGCAACCTCGGGACGCTGGGCATGGGTGTCGCGTTCGGCGGAGCTTGGCTTGGGCTCGGCGCGCCGGGGGGCGGCGTCGATCCACGCACGCTGGCCATCGAGACCAGCGAGATCCTACCCGGGGGCATCGGCTCGACCCAGGTGGCCCGCAGCGAGTGCCCGCTCAGGTCTTCGGACACACCACGCGCCAGCAGCCAGCCGGCCAGGTCCGCGCCGAGCTCGCGCATGCTCTGGTAGCGGAGCACGCGGTCCTTCGCCAGGCCTTTGCTCAAGATCGCCCAGAGGTCGGCGTCGCCCGCGCCGAGCTCGAGGATCGATGGGATTTCGTCCTCGATGATGTGGCGCAGGAGGGCGTTGTAGTTGACATCCTCGAACGGAACGCGCCCCGTACAACACTCGTAGAGCAGCACACTCAGCCCCCAGATGTCAGCGCGGTGGTCGATGTCGTCGACACCCCGCGCTTGCTCCGGAGACATGTAATCGGGGCTGCCGACCACGGTGCCGGCCTGCGTGATGCGGGTGTCGCTCACCGGGCTCGCGGCCAGCTTGGCGACACCGAAATCGAGGATCTTCGGCTGCAGTCGGCCGTCCGTGTCCGCGAGGTAGATGTTGTCGGGTTTCAGATCTCGGTGCACGACGCCACGGCCGTGGGCGGAGCTCAGCGCATCGGCAATCGGTAGCAGGATCTGCACCGACTGGATCGACTCGAGCTTGCCCTCGCGATCGAGAACCTCGCCCAATGTCTCGCCTTGCAGCAGCTCCATCACGATGAAGGGCTCGTCGTGGCGGGTGCGGCCGAAGTCGAAGACCCGGCAGATGGCGGGATGTTTCAGGCGCGCCGCGGCGCGCGCCTCGGTCAGGAAGCGTTCCTCGGTGGCTGGGCTGGCCATGTCACCGCGAATCAGCTTGAGCCCGACCTGCGCGTCGAGCGCCAGGTTCTTCGCCACCCAGATCGAACCCATGCCGCCTTCGCCCAGCAAACTGACGAGCTTGTACTTCTCCGCGATGATCTCGCCGACCACGTAGCGCGAAGCCGCGCGCTTGGGAGACGGGCGGTCCACCCCGGCGTTGAACTTGTCCGTGCGGACGACTCGAGACACTTGCGCTGTCGACGAGTGTGCCCGTGCGGGCCGGAGAGCGCTAGCTACCGGCCAAACTGAGCACCACGCCTGCTGCAATTCCGAGCAGGGCTGCGACCACCGCGATCAGCCAGAAAAGGCCTGACGAGCGCGTTCGGGGCAGCTCTGCTTCTTTCGGCACGACCTCAGTCGCAGCCGGCGTTCCTACCGACAGCTCGGTATCCCGATTGCCCAGGTCGAGCTCCAGCGGCGGTGGCGCGGTGGAAGCCACGTCGCGCGGGCGCTTCTGCGCCGTGGCGAGCACCGTCGCCAGCGCGGACGCCGACGGATAACGGTCGTCGGGTTTCTTCGCCAGCGCGTGCATGACCACGGCGTCGAGGGCAGGGGTAATACCTGCGTGTGGCGCGCGCTCCGAGGGCGGTACGACGGCGTCGGTCAGGTGCGCCGTCATCACCGAGATCGGGTTCTTGCCGGCGAACGGCACCGACCCGGTCAAGAGCTCGTACAAGATGATCCCCGCAGCGTAGATGTCGCTGCGGAAATCGACGTCGTCCCCGCGAGCGGCCTCCGGCGCCATGTACTCGGGCGTGCCGAAGACCATGTTCTGTTGGGTCAGCGCCGTCAGGGATTGGCTGGCGTCGCCGCGCAGGACTTTGGCCAGGCCGAAGTCCAACACCCGGGCGGTCTCCAGCTGATCTTCCTCATCGCGTTCGATCACGACGTTGCCGGGTTTGAGATCGCGGTGCACCACACCTTGCGCGTGGGCTGCGTCGAGCGCGCAGCAGATCTGCCGCACGATCTCGGTGGCGCGAACTGCGTCGAAGCTCGAGGTCTTGACCAGCACGTCGAGGGGCGTGCCCTGCACGTGTTCGAGCGCCATGTACAGCAGGCCGTCCTCGGCCTCGCCAAAGTCGAGCAGCGGGACCAGATTCGGGCCGCGCAGCTGGCGGAGGATGCGGGCTTCGCGGTGAAAGCGCCGACTGATTTGATGATCTCGCGCGAGGTGCCGATGGATCACCTTCAGCGCGACGATCTGGCCGACCAATACCGACGCGGACTCGCCGGTTGCGCGCGCCTCGACACACTCCGCGCGATACACGACGCCGCTTGCACCATCGCCCAGGGCGTTGCCGATGCGATACCGCCCGCCGATCACGGAGCCGGGAACCAGGGGCCCAGACAGGCCGGCTTCGGGTACACTCTCGGTCACCGGCGCCGCCTCATTGTGGGTTTCCCTCACAAGCTTCGATGAGCTTGGGGCTCAGCATCACCGGGTCGAGGGGTGTCACCGAGTCGAGCTTGCGCCACTCGGTGCACGAGGCCCGCGCGAGCCCCGGCGCGTCGAGCGCGGCGTAGGCTTCGAGCAGCTGCCGGTGCACACCGGCGAGCTGGTCCGTCGTGAGCTGCGTTTGGGTGGCCAGGAACCGATTGCCGCGGGCGATGGCGTCGACGTAACGGCCGCTCTTCACGTCTGCGGTCAGCGCCGGCAGCTCGGCCTGAACCTTGCGCTGTTTGTCCCGCGTCTCACCCGCGCTCTGACTGCAGAGGAGCGGGTTGCCCTCGACCACCGCCTTCTTGGCGTCCTCGGTCAGCGCGAGCTCGGTCAGTGGCACGAGCACCAGGTCACCTGGAATCAGCTTCTTCCCCTTGAGACCGTTGTAGTGGTCGAGGACCCAGGCCTTGTTGGGGTCGCCCATGTACTTCTGTGCGATGCTCACGATGCTGTCGGCGTTCGTGACCATCACCGGCAAGTTGTAGGGCACCACGATCTCGGCGCCATCGGCCGGGGGAAGCCAAGGGCTCGAACCGTTGGCCATGCTGATCACATCGGCGCGCTGCGCAGAGCCGAGGTAGGTCGTTGCCAGCTCTGCCCAGGTGTCTCCTTTCTTGATGCGGCGGTGCGCCAGCGCCGGCACTTCGAGGCGCATGCCCAGCACGATC encodes:
- a CDS encoding VWA domain-containing protein — its product is MNFVVGLALAVGVFVVVPFVAHLLRRSRAEEREFPPAHLVPVAEPVARQRSRLEDRALLGVRALMVLALALLGATPLVRCSRLSIARQTGGSVALALIIDDSLSMRATTPSGKTRFERAIRGAGDLLDAAREGDAVAIVLAGAPARLALSATTDLGAARRALSDLAVTDRSTDLEAAVQLARSSVKQLPHVDRKVVLFSDFAGAELPEGEPPIWAPLDELRKPIDDCGVVSAESRGRRVTVSLACSSAQAARGRSVELVVGSSDAQRRDVDAGSNDQRAKTGEVVASAKLDARPGEQTLSLEPSIASVGLDARLSGHDAIGKDDLAPVAPETASLGLVVISDPATASATTGGATVVEQALEALALDVSVRPMSMMPDDDKELAGIAALVLDDPAGLGPEARAALVAWLERGGVAGAWLGPRVESVQLGTTLEPFLRGALSWDTTKAKGVDPASLAWLGAPAKSLAELSPRGRARLDSALPNGAKIIARWDDGQAFLAEQTLGRGLVWTVTLPTSPEQSDLALRPGFLALLEHLVEQAQRRAGPKRSIAGTPWAFPAAAEVEVSGPDGPLKSESAGEPTQPQRAFVPEQVGRYRIRLDGTDERRIVRLDPNEITTLPRAPDAQKDRVLTGGVENDVDISSEVALLLLLLLALELGLRAAGRLKPKRGRRKTDPRPRVEPVSDG
- a CDS encoding DUF58 domain-containing protein — translated: MNASDRDSQRAIERRLDWGELAPLKLSARHAADGVYAGGHRSPRRGAGVEFGGHRAYVPGDDLRFIDRHALMRHGRLLVRQFETETDRALRLVVDATTSMGFRSRGAPGAKLAYAAVVAAALARIATSGGDPVALDWIGGKDCQPLPALGGREAFERVVAALESADPGGDLYLDPAAVERAFARVARYARRGAVVVLLTDLLDLPAGTLERFAALSSLGRTLIVVRVLDPLEASFSFDGPVSLRATEGDVLVETDANLVRETYLERLDNLAHEWDERLTATGGRLVRATTSDDPVTTVREIVLSAKGGER
- a CDS encoding serine/threonine protein kinase yields the protein MSRVVRTDKFNAGVDRPSPKRAASRYVVGEIIAEKYKLVSLLGEGGMGSIWVAKNLALDAQVGLKLIRGDMASPATEERFLTEARAAARLKHPAICRVFDFGRTRHDEPFIVMELLQGETLGEVLDREGKLESIQSVQILLPIADALSSAHGRGVVHRDLKPDNIYLADTDGRLQPKILDFGVAKLAASPVSDTRITQAGTVVGSPDYMSPEQARGVDDIDHRADIWGLSVLLYECCTGRVPFEDVNYNALLRHIIEDEIPSILELGAGDADLWAILSKGLAKDRVLRYQSMRELGADLAGWLLARGVSEDLSGHSLRATWVEPMPPGRISLVSMASVRGSTPPPGAPSPSQAPPNATPMPSVPRLPPVVAPPVPVGDAQLASHGSDPSRRKWALALIGGSLLIAVGFVVVRALTASTAPAPSAATLPAPPTPASSPTPTTTSPSSASSLPIAPEPAATRADEPKAATAPVRGKPRPITPPPAPDPGPSAKSSPTPAPTPAKPKGGYAEDLGF
- a CDS encoding serine/threonine protein kinase; this translates as MTESVPEAGLSGPLVPGSVIGGRYRIGNALGDGASGVVYRAECVEARATGESASVLVGQIVALKVIHRHLARDHQISRRFHREARILRQLRGPNLVPLLDFGEAEDGLLYMALEHVQGTPLDVLVKTSSFDAVRATEIVRQICCALDAAHAQGVVHRDLKPGNVVIERDEEDQLETARVLDFGLAKVLRGDASQSLTALTQQNMVFGTPEYMAPEAARGDDVDFRSDIYAAGIILYELLTGSVPFAGKNPISVMTAHLTDAVVPPSERAPHAGITPALDAVVMHALAKKPDDRYPSASALATVLATAQKRPRDVASTAPPPLELDLGNRDTELSVGTPAATEVVPKEAELPRTRSSGLFWLIAVVAALLGIAAGVVLSLAGS
- a CDS encoding LysM peptidoglycan-binding domain-containing protein, which produces MRRSKLLVLLTAAALSGLSTEARGFTHVVQKGDTLASIAERYYGLIQHEKLLVAANGLDARGGAPIVLGMRLEVPALAHRRIKKGDTWAELATTYLGSAQRADVISMANGSSPWLPPADGAEIVVPYNLPVMVTNADSIVSIAQKYMGDPNKAWVLDHYNGLKGKKLIPGDLVLVPLTELALTEDAKKAVVEGNPLLCSQSAGETRDKQRKVQAELPALTADVKSGRYVDAIARGNRFLATQTQLTTDQLAGVHRQLLEAYAALDAPGLARASCTEWRKLDSVTPLDPVMLSPKLIEACEGNPQ